The Chryseobacterium sp. LJ668 genome segment CCCTGGCGGTGATGATCTTGGTGCAAGCCACATCGCTTTTTACACTGATGACATCAAGCAAAGTGTAACATTTTTAAAAAGTAAAGACGTACAGTTTTTGGGTGACCCATTTCTAATGCCGTCCGGCGATACAGAAGGCGAAACCTGGGTTTATTTCTTAACACCTTGGGGCGCAAAAATGGAACTGGTTTCCTATCCCAACGGAAAAGGTTACGAAAAAAATAAACCTACTACAGTTCTTTGGTCACCAAAAGATGTTCATTCATCAAAATCAGAAATTAGTTCAAAAACTCTGTCAGAATCAGAAATCCTTTCATTAGTTGAAACACACCTTGCCATTTGGAATGAAAGTGATCTGAAGAAACGTGAAGCTTTGATGAAAAAAGTTTATGCAGATAACATCGAAATGGTAGACAGTCATTTCATTGCAAAAGGGTTTAAAGAGATCAACGGTTTTGTGGAAGATCTGCAGAGAAAAGCGCCCGGATCCAAATTCACTCACATTAAAGCGATTGATGTCAATCACAATATTGCACGACTATTCTGGCAAAACGGAACACCGGAAAAAGCTGATGCAGTAACCGGAATGGATCTTTTCGTCTTCGAGAACGGAAAAGCGGTTAAACTCTATGTTTTTGTGGACAGCAAAAAATAATCTTCAAATTAAAATCAATCAAAATCTACTCAATAATAACATTTAAAATTATCAATTATGAAATCTTCAATCATCAACGCAAATTCAAAAAACGAAACATTGATCCGTGAATTGTACAGAATCGCAGAAATTCAGGATACAAAAGGATTTGTTGACCTGTTCGCAGAAGACGGCTACTTCTGGGATGTCTCTGCCGGAACCAAATATTATGGGGAAGACATCGGTAAAACGGTCGATGTTTATGCAACAGCTTTTCCTGATATGCACAGAGAATTATATGACTTATATGTCCTTGAAGATGAAAATACGGTCGTTGTGGAATTATCTCTGAACGGAACACACAAGGGTTCGCTACAATTGCCTTCCGGAACGATTGAAGCTACAGGAAAAACAATGCAGACGCCTTGTTGTGACGTTTTTAAAATCGAAAATGGAAAAATAAAATCATTTCATTGTTACACAGCAGCAACAATTATGTTGGGACAATTAGGACTTTTTTAAACTCAAATCAGGATGAATTATTTTATTCATTCATCCTGATTTTAAAAATATTATAAATAATGGAAAATATTATTGACATTTTGAACTGGCGGTATGAGGCGAAAAGAATGACGAGCGAAAAGGTGGCAGATGAAAAAATCAATACCATTTTGGAAGCTGCTCATTTGGCGCCTTCAGGCATTGGTTTACAGCCTTATGAGATAATCGTTATCAACAACCCTGAAATCAAAGAACAGATCTTACCGATTGCTATGAATCAATCCGTAGTCACCGAATCATCACATCTGTTGGTTTTCGCCGTTTGGGATGAATATACAAAGGAAAGGATCGACCACGTTTTTGATCATCTCGTTTTAAAACGACATTCTGAATCTGCATCTTATGAAAGACAACGGCATTTTGCCAAACAGTTCTTCGGAAATATGAGCATTGAAGAGAATTTCCATCACGCTGCAAAACAGGCCAATATCGCATTGGGTCTGGCAATTACGGCAGCAGCTTCATTAGAAATCGATACTACACCGATGGAAGGTTTTGATCCTTTGGCTCTTGACGAACTTTTAGATTTGCACTCAAAAGGACTAAGAAGTTCGATGCTTTTGGTAGTTGGCTATCGGGACAAAGAAAATGACTGGAATCTGAAGAATAAAAAAGTACGCAAACCGATGGAAGAGTTTGTGACTTTTTATAAATAAGAAATCACTACAATTTTTAAAAAATTAAAATGGAAAATAATATAAAACCAGGAACATCAAACAGCCACAACAAAACACAAACAACAGGAATCACGGTCAGCGCTTACTACAAAGTTCATTCGGAAGACAGACAAATATTTATTGATGCCGTCATCCCCGAAATGATTGCTGCAAATAAACTGGAAGGCTGTATTTACTATGCATTTTCACAGGATCTGACCGATGAAAATACCTTTCACCTTTTGGAAGGTTGGGCAGATGAAGCCGCTTATGAAAATCACGAAAATTCGGAAACGTTTTTAACCGCTTTAAGTACCGTTGTAAAAAATCTGAGAATACTGGATAGAGAGGGAGTTCGTTATGATATTTCGAAAATGCATATCGACGACCCGAGAGGAAAAGTATGATACTGGTGCCTATAGCAACATATTAGTGGTAATTTTTTGCTAGAGATGTTGATACTTAAGTATATTGTAATAATAGGCTATCTGTAAAATTGACTTCAGACAATGGTAAATCTTTAGGCAGTACTTGATATGAAAAAAAATAGTAGATCGACAAAAAGTTAGTCAGAAAATATATTATTGGTTTCTTTATTGCTAAATCAAAAATATGAGAAAAATATTTTTAGTAGAAGACGACCCTGGAATTCGCGATACATTAGAGATATTATTAACAACTGAAGGATTTTTGGTTCAATCTTTTGGAGCAGTTGCAGAATTTAACAATAGGGATAAAAGCATCTTACCGGATCTATTTCTTTTTGATGTAATGTTACCTGACGGTTCGGGCATCGAACTATGCAGGGAAATTAAAAATGATAAAAAAAGTGAAAATCTACCTGTCATTATTATGAGTGCACACGCTGATCTGGAGGATGTTTTTTATGAGTGTATCCCAAACGATTTTATACCAAAGCCCTTTGATATAGATGACCTAATTTTACGAATTAGTAAGATTTTAAGTTGATTTTAATTGTACATACCGGCATTCAAGTTATGTTATTCTTGTTTAATTCAGAGATATGCATTGCACGCTGATTTGCATTTGGGTTTAAGAAAACGAGTTTTCAGGCAGTTGAAAAATGCATAGGAAAATGGCAGAAAAAACGGACCGAGACCGATTGATGAAGACCTTCTAAATTTTCAAAACTTTTTCATAGATGTCGATGCCATTAAAAATGAAAAAGAAAAACTGACCGTTTGTGCCGGAAGACAGGAGTTAAATTACGGAAGCGAAGGTTGATTTCGGTTCGTGAAGGTCCGAATTTAGGACCCCTATTTTAACGGACTGAAACTGATGTATAAAAAGGGAATTTTAAATCGGATGCTTTTATGATGATGGCGAATGAAATTAATACCGGAGTTTTTAAATCAAAAAAAACCACCAATCATCTGCTGCTAGGTGGTTTTCAAATATTTATTAAAAATGTTAACTGACAAGTCCACCATCAACATTGATGCTGGTGCCGGTGATGAATTTTGCCTGTGGACTGGCTAAAAAAGCAGCCAACTCGGCAACGTCAGATTTGGTTCCGTAACTTCCCAAAGCAATGAAGGAACGTAAAAAATCTGCAAATTGAGAATCTGCAGGGTTCATCTCCGTATCTATAGGGCCCGGCTGAACTGTATTTACGGTGATTTTGCGGGCAGCGAGGTCACGTGCAACTCCTCTGGTAAAACCTGCAACAGCAGCCTTAGTCATTCCATAAACCGCTGTTCCTGGGAACATCGCTCTTTCAGCGGCGGTGCTTCCGATAGTGATGATTCTTCCCTCATCATTCATCAACGCTGCAACTGCCTGAGTCACCACAAAAACACCACGGATATTTACCGCAACCAATCTGTCGAAATCGTCAAGGCTGACTTCGTATAAGGTCGCACCACCTCCCAATCCTGCATTGTTCACCAGAATATCAAAGTTTCCCAATTCTCTATGAGCCTGCTCAACAGCATTAAGGATAGACTCGGCATTTGAACTGTCTGCTTTTATTGGCAGCACTTTGATTTCTTCGTTGCTCAGTTCAGAGGCCAAAAGATTGGCTGTCTCTTCAGAGCTGGCATAGGTAAATGCGACGTTTACCCCTTCAGATACAAACTTGCGGACAATTTCCTGTCCGATTCCTCGACTTCCGCCGGTTACAAAAGCAACCTTATTTTTTAGGTTTTGCATATTATTTTTTTTTAATTGAATTTTTAAAATTTCATTTTTTTAACATCACAAAATTAATTCAATAGTTTACTTTTGGCAAGTAGCTACTATTTTGTACCTTAGCTACCAAATAGTAACTAATATTGATAATGAACCTTTTATATTTTTGATAATGCAAGAAAAAATTCAAAAAAAAATATTGCCCAATTCAAAATGTGGCGTTGAGTATGCCTTTAAAAGAATTGGTGGTAAATACAAGGCTAGAATTTTATGGCATCTTGGTGAAAGTGAAATCCTGCGCTTCGGTACTTTAGGCCGGGTTTTACCTGATGTAAGCAGCAAAATGCTGACCCAGGCACTGCGTGAACTTGAAACGGATGGCTTGATTATAAGAAAAATGTATTACGAAGTGCCACCTAAAGTAGAATATTCTTTATCAGCAACAGGCAAATCACTCATTCCTTTTCTGGTGCATCTTAATGATTGGTCGCAGTCTCAAATGGCGAAAGAGGAAAAGATTTAAGCGCGTAGAAGATTGGGTTTTATTGAATAAAAGACCGCCAAATCAATTAGAAATGGCGGCAGCAATCTTTATATTTAAACTGATAATTTTACTTTATCTTCTTAAAAATAGTCTGCATCGAAGCTTCATCCAGCGCTTTCATATCGACTAGTTTCAGGCTTTTCACCATTGGTAAAGTCGTAGTTTTATAATGC includes the following:
- a CDS encoding VOC family protein; the protein is MSNLKKQIKATAMASALLVSASVSSLGAQQKAGILGVDHVGINVPDMDQAVNFFTDVLGFSAVTTLGPIPLDDVWKKNNHMQSGTGAVTIKMVKAGTGANIELFQYQDNKGSKQFPGGDDLGASHIAFYTDDIKQSVTFLKSKDVQFLGDPFLMPSGDTEGETWVYFLTPWGAKMELVSYPNGKGYEKNKPTTVLWSPKDVHSSKSEISSKTLSESEILSLVETHLAIWNESDLKKREALMKKVYADNIEMVDSHFIAKGFKEINGFVEDLQRKAPGSKFTHIKAIDVNHNIARLFWQNGTPEKADAVTGMDLFVFENGKAVKLYVFVDSKK
- a CDS encoding nuclear transport factor 2 family protein; protein product: MKSSIINANSKNETLIRELYRIAEIQDTKGFVDLFAEDGYFWDVSAGTKYYGEDIGKTVDVYATAFPDMHRELYDLYVLEDENTVVVELSLNGTHKGSLQLPSGTIEATGKTMQTPCCDVFKIENGKIKSFHCYTAATIMLGQLGLF
- a CDS encoding nitroreductase family protein is translated as MENIIDILNWRYEAKRMTSEKVADEKINTILEAAHLAPSGIGLQPYEIIVINNPEIKEQILPIAMNQSVVTESSHLLVFAVWDEYTKERIDHVFDHLVLKRHSESASYERQRHFAKQFFGNMSIEENFHHAAKQANIALGLAITAAASLEIDTTPMEGFDPLALDELLDLHSKGLRSSMLLVVGYRDKENDWNLKNKKVRKPMEEFVTFYK
- a CDS encoding putative quinol monooxygenase gives rise to the protein MENNIKPGTSNSHNKTQTTGITVSAYYKVHSEDRQIFIDAVIPEMIAANKLEGCIYYAFSQDLTDENTFHLLEGWADEAAYENHENSETFLTALSTVVKNLRILDREGVRYDISKMHIDDPRGKV
- a CDS encoding response regulator transcription factor, translating into MRKIFLVEDDPGIRDTLEILLTTEGFLVQSFGAVAEFNNRDKSILPDLFLFDVMLPDGSGIELCREIKNDKKSENLPVIIMSAHADLEDVFYECIPNDFIPKPFDIDDLILRISKILS
- a CDS encoding 3-oxoacyl-ACP reductase family protein → MQNLKNKVAFVTGGSRGIGQEIVRKFVSEGVNVAFTYASSEETANLLASELSNEEIKVLPIKADSSNAESILNAVEQAHRELGNFDILVNNAGLGGGATLYEVSLDDFDRLVAVNIRGVFVVTQAVAALMNDEGRIITIGSTAAERAMFPGTAVYGMTKAAVAGFTRGVARDLAARKITVNTVQPGPIDTEMNPADSQFADFLRSFIALGSYGTKSDVAELAAFLASPQAKFITGTSINVDGGLVS
- a CDS encoding winged helix-turn-helix transcriptional regulator; this translates as MQEKIQKKILPNSKCGVEYAFKRIGGKYKARILWHLGESEILRFGTLGRVLPDVSSKMLTQALRELETDGLIIRKMYYEVPPKVEYSLSATGKSLIPFLVHLNDWSQSQMAKEEKI